In Novosphingobium sp. RL4, the sequence TCAGCTGCCCAACAGGGCCCTGTCGAAGCAGCGTGAATGGCGGGACGTCGGCATAGACTTGGGTCAAGACCGTCGAAGAGTGAGAGTAATTGACACTCGTCGTGAGGTTCCCGTCCCAGACCGGAACGACGTATTTCCCGCCCAAAGTGAAAGTGAACCGGGGTGACTGTGCAAGGGGATTGCCTGTCACATCGATAGTACCGTTCCCGGTCGGGAAAAAGCCTGGGATTCCCGGGCATGTCGGAGGGGCCGTCATCGGGCAGGCAAGGGCAAGCTGCCCCATTTTTGAATGGACATACGTCGCTGAGACGTCAAACGACAGCCGATCGGTCAAGGACGCGTGGCCATCCATTTCCAACCCCCAGACTTTGGCGCTGGCTGCGTTCTGCGTCAGGGATTGGTTGTTCTGGATGACCGAAACCTGCAGGTCGGAGTAGTCGTAGTAGAACGCAGCGGTATTCAGCCGCACCCTGCCGCCAGCGAAAGTCGACTTTGTCCCGACTTCGTAGGCAGTGATCTTTTCGGGGTCGAAGTTAGGAACATTCGCCCCTTCGTTTGTGCCACCGGCTTTAAAGCCAGTGCCTACACTCGCATAAATGAGATTGTTCCGGTCGGGGCGCCAGTCGATTCCCGCCTTCCAGATGAAGCTGTTGAAATTTGCGGACTTGTCTACCGTTCCATTAGTGTCGGTCCGATGGCGCGATTTCTTATCGTAATTATATCGTGCGCCGAGTGTCAGGGTCAGCTGGTCGTTGATGTGAACCTTGTCATGCGTGTAAATGGCAAACGTTTCGTTCTTGACGATATGCGGATCAATTCTGAGTGCAAACGCCGGATCGATCTGACCTGCCGGATTGATAAGCGTGAACGGAGGCACTGGCGGTTGTCCTGGTGTGGGCACCAGATCCGTGTCGACGTAGAATTTCTCCTGGGTATTCTCGCGATAGTAGAATGCCCCGACTTGCCAATCGACAACTCCCGGGTTGGAGTTGGTCAGCCTCAGTTCCTGCTGGAAAGCCGTCTGTCGAAAATGCCTCTCGGCGGTGCTGACCTGGACGTTGTTTCCGTCCTGATCGGTAAGCTGATCCAGACGATCGACTTTGTAGGCCGTGAGCGAGTTGAGGCTGACGCGGCCCATATCCCAAGAGACGGTTCCACGATAGCTCGCGCTCTTCTGCTTATTGTAGCCGTTCGTGTTGAAGTAGTTTGTAAATGGATCAAATTGATCGGCTGGGACGTACGGATTGTTGAGGGCCTGGTAGCCCGACCCGTTTTTGTCGATATTGAACGTCTCGACAGTCAGTTGAATGGCGAGTGTCTCTGTAGGAGTGAAGCGCAAGCTTCCTCGGAGCGCGAGATCGTTCGCGTCGTCGATGTCTTGAACACCAGGCGTTTTGGACTTTTGGTAGCCGTCATGCCTGACGTAGTTCACCGCGAGGCGAGCGGCCAGCTTCTCGTCAACGATTGGGACGTTGATCATCCCTTGAACGCCTACGTGATTGTAGTTGCCGTAGGCGAGAGTGGCATTTGCATCGAAGTAATTTTCGGGCTTTGCAGTGATGACGTTGACGACACCCGCGGTGGAGTTGCGTCCGTAGAGCGTCCCTTGAGGGCCTTTAAGAACTTCGACGCGCTCGAGATCGAAGAACGTGCCGTTCAAGGCGCGGCCTAGGGAGAAGTATTGGCCGTCAACATGGAACGCAACCGTGGGGTCGCCGATCAAATTGGCATTCCCGATACCGCGGATTGCGAGAACGGCTTGGCCCCCGCTAAATCCATGGGAGGCCACAGTCAGTCCCGGGACGAAGGCAGGTAGCTGCGAAACCGTATCGATCCGCTGTGTTGCTATGAGATCCCCCGAAAGCGCGACCATAGCAATTGGCGTCGACTGCACTGTGCTGGTCCGCCGCTCCGCAGTGACGATGATATCGCCGGTGCTGGGCGTTTCTGGGGCGGCTGAAGGTTCGCCGGCTGGGCTGGTCTGTTGCCTGGCGTCCTGTGAAACAGTTTGCGCATGTGCCGCGGCGGTGCAAATTAAAGTGCTACAGACGCCAGCGGCCATTATGCCCCGGACGGACACGGAGTTCATCATTGATTTCCCTCTCCCTCAGGTGTCTGATTTGCGGCACGGAGCGGTCTGGCTCCGGCGGCGTGACCCTTTTTGGTTTTCTCAAATGCACTGCTCTTGTGAGCGATTCTCTGTTGTGCCACCATCGTTGTAACAGTTTACATTGCGTCGTCAAGGTTCTGTCAAAGCGACAATTGTCGTCGTGTTGAGGTTTGAAGTTCGAAGATAATTCCGCTATTTCAGTGACATACGTCGAAAATTGCCAGGATCGAAAAAACCCGGCACTAGGCCGACCCTTCGGCGGTAAGTCGGATTTGCATACGCACCTCAATTTTTGTGTTCGCACGAATCGAGAGGCTTCCGGTGCGGCGTGGATCTTGGGGAAATGAGGTTTGATATGCCATCGAAGCAACGTCAGACGGAGCCCGAAGAGGCGACCCGGAAAAAACTCGGCAAACCGGCCAACATTAGGGCCGTCGCCGCGGCCGCCGGCGTATCAACCGCAACTGTCTCCCGTGCCCTGAGTTCACCGGAACGGCTTGGAGCGGACACTTTGGAGCGTGTCCAAGCTGCTATTCAGCGGCTTCAATACACCCCGAACGTGCAGGCGCAGAACATGCGAACCTCGCAGACACGGCTGATAATCGCGCTTGTTCCGGACATCGCGAGCCCATTCTTTTCGGAGATCGTCCGCGGAATTGAGCGAATTGCCCACCGTAACGATTATTCCGTTTTGCTCGGCGACACGGAATTCGACGAGCAGCGTGAGCAGCGCTACGCCAAATTGGTCACTTCTCGGCAGGCCGACGGTCTCATCACGATGTTGCCGCATATCCCATCGGTATTCGCTGAGGGCAGGGCGCCTATCGTCAATGCCTGCGAATGCGTCGATGATCCGTCGATCACCTCCGTCAGCGTGGACAATTTCCGCGGCGCGTGTGCAGCGATGGAGTATTTGATAGCGTTGGGCCATCGCCGAATTGCCTACATTGGCGGCCCAGAAAGCAGTTCTGCGAACAAGGAGCGGGAGGCAGCGTATGTCCATTCGATCGCGGGGGCCGGTGAGGTCGCCGATCCGGATCTGATCGTAAGGGGCGACTATTCCGTGGACTCCGGTACCGCAGCACTTGGCGCTCTCTTCGCGAAGCAAAAGCAATTTACCGCCGTTTTCTGCGCAAATGACGAAATGGCTCTGGGGGCAATTAATGCGATCAAGCAGCGCGGTTTACAGGTCCCGAAGGACATTTCGGTCATCGGCTTTGACGATATAAAGTTCGCGCGGCACTTTGATCCGCCGTTGACAACAGTGGCGCAGCCGGCAAGCGACATTGGCATGGAGGCGGCCAGGCTCCTGATCGAGATTCTGTCTGGCTCGAATCCTCCGCCTCAGAAGCGGGTTTATCCTGCCCACTTGATTGTGCGTGCCTCGACGGGGCCAGCCCCTGCTGCCGCACCACCTGGTTGATCGGCAGCAGGGTCATTAGCACTATTTCGCGAGCGACACGATCGCGTCGGCTGCACGCAGGCCGAATGCGACCGTCGTGAGAGTTGGGTTGCAATGGTTGAGCGAGCCCAGCAAGCCGTTTCCAGCAAGATAGAGGTTTTCAAATCCCCATACCTTGCAGTCGCCGTCTGTCACCGAAGTCTCCGGGTCCGCTCCTGCCCGGTATGTTCCCATCAGGTGCAAGCTCGATCCGAATGGCCGGAGCAGGGGGCTCATACCTTGCCACGGCTCGCCGATCGTGCGCGCCAACTGGTATTGCATAGCGAATGCCCGGGTGACTCTGTCGTGATCGGATTGGGTGAGTTCGACGTGAGCACGAATTGATGGCAGCCCCAGCCCGTCGAGGGTCTCATCATCGAAGCTCAGTCGATTGTCGAAGACCGGATCGGTTCCGATGAAGCACCCGATGTCGGTTGTTCGAAGATGATCTGCTCCTTGGAGGATGCCGGCATGGGCGGTGCTGGGAATATCCAGAATGCCTACCTGGAAATCGCGCCCTTCACCCACCGGGATACGAAGCCATACCGGGGGATCGTCGGGCCCATCGATCGGTGCATCGCCTGATTTGAGCAGAACACGGCTCACGAGATTGAGGTGGTCTGTGAGGTAACGCCCCAGCGCCGGCAACTTTATCCCGGAGCCGTGGAGGAGCTGAGGCGTCCCGAGTGTCCCGCCGCCTACGACAAAGATTGGCGCTTCGAGGTAACACTCCGTCCGTTCAGGCCCATGGCGAACCGTGAGCCCCTTTAGCTGCCCACCGTCGTGGTGTAGCCGTACGGCGACAGTATCCGGCAGCAGGGCCAGTCCAGCCTCACCGCCTGCCAGAAGGTTGTCTCCAGCTGCAAAATCGATCTCACCGTTTGCCCCTACCCGGCCAGCTAGGTCTGCCGGTCGGACAAAATCGGGGCCAAAGCGCTCATTTATGACATCGATGATCCAGCGCTGTCGGGGCGATCCGTCTCCAAACAGCGAGGTTGTCGCCCATAGCAAATCTTCCGCTCGGCCGAGGTAGCTTTCGAATTCGTCCCGCGAGATCGCATTGTCCCACTCCCATTTGAAGTCGGGACGGGGAACCATATAGGACCAGTACGAAAGCATGCCTCCAACCGAGTGGATGCTCGCCGCTCCCTCCAGGCCGGGCCGGGCTTCACTCGAGTTTCCGTGCGGGCGAAGCTTCGTGATTGCTTCTGACAAGAAGTCTTCCGCATTGAGGACATTGCGCCTGTGCCGCCCTGGAGGGCTGTCAAGCAATGGGCCAGCTTCTACGATCAAGACCTTCTTGCCGTTTCGGCCCAATTCGCCAGCCACGGCCATGGAGCCGGCGCCAGACCCGACGACGATTACGTCTGCGTTGAACCTACGAGCTTCATCTGTGCTTACGATAGTGATGGCGCCGGTCATGCGAGTTCTGCCTCCAGCATCTGCACGGTGCGCGTTATCGCAGGGTAGACTTTCGGCGGGTCAAAGCTCGCGCATTCAATCGCGATCGGGCCGGAAAACCCGCTGCGGGTGATGAGCTGGATCGCACGTTCCTGGTCGTAGACTGCCGGCCGCCCATCGTCGTGGAAGCCATATGTCTTAACATGGACGCGTGATGCGAATGGCAGCATTTGCTCCAGAAATGCGAAAGCTTCTTCGGTATCTTCGATGTCGCGCGGTTCGGTCTTGGTCTTGAAGCTTCGCAGGATTTCATCCTGAATTGGCGATATGTTGCCGGTGTCCAAGATCAAACCGAGGCCGGGGCCGACCGCATCGCGGAAATGCGCGATCTTTTCGGCAGTGTCTGTCAATTCGCAGTGGTTCTCGATCAAGAGCTCCACACCTCGTGAGGACGCGTGGTCTCGCAAATCGCGAACAGCATCGACGACCTCCTGAAATGTCGCCGCGCTCCCGCAATCGACAATGCCAGGTGGCAGAAGATTCACGCGGGCTGCCTTGCCGCCAACCTCGGCCACGCGATCGACCGATTGCTTGAGGTCGACCAGGTCCTGTGCGCGATAGACCGCGTTGCCGTCGCCTGCGAAGCTGCCGTCCAGCGTCACGTTGCCCAAGGTAACGCCCTCTTCGAGGAGGGCCTCCGAGAACATTCGGCGCTCCTTCGCGTCCGCCTGTCTGAGGAACCAATCGGGGATCTCCATCCCCGTCACGCCAAATGTCGCACGGAGATGATTGGGAACGTTGGTCAAGGGGACGTTTTTTTCGCCTTCGGTCACCTTAATCCATTGGATTTCGCCGGTTGCAGTCCGGACGGGAAGGCTGATTGGTCCGAGATTGTGGCGTATTCCCCAAGCCGATACCTGAATTTTGCTATTCACGCTTGCTCTCCTGATTTCTGTTTTTTTGAGCCCTGTTGGTGGATCCGGATACGGGCCTGACTTCGGCGCCCCAAAGTCGCTGGAATGGTGGATTGTCCGGAATGATGCTTCGCGGAAAATGCCGCCGAAGCTCGACGACTCATCGCTGCTGGTTGGTGTAATCTGTTACATTGAAGGTTGCAACCACTACCAGTGCCGCGTAAATCGGTTCTCGTAGAAACGGGCGAATCGCGCGATATTACAGAGCTGTCATCGCGGGAGATGGGCGTATAGAGAAAGCCGCAATCGACCCATTAGCTGTAAACCGTTGCCTTGCGGCAGGCGAAGCTAGGGGTGAAAGGCGGAATTGGGTTTCAAGGGTGTACGGATTCCGGGCTCTGGCCGCATAATCGGCGGAGTCGTTCTGTCGGCATCCTTTTCCCTACAGTGCGAATAACCGATTCGTTGGCTTCCCGTCTTCACTGTTTTAACCGCCAGAAAAACATGGCGGATAACAATATTCACGAGAGGGTTGATTTGTGAAAATGGAATCCGTTGGTCGAGTTGATGAGCAGAGGGAGCCGAAAGGATTTGCTTTCCTGTATTTGCTCGCAAATTTCGGCACCTATTTTGCAATACTGCCCCCGACTCTTGGCGGGATGTCAATCAAGCTACAAA encodes:
- a CDS encoding LacI family DNA-binding transcriptional regulator — protein: MRFDMPSKQRQTEPEEATRKKLGKPANIRAVAAAAGVSTATVSRALSSPERLGADTLERVQAAIQRLQYTPNVQAQNMRTSQTRLIIALVPDIASPFFSEIVRGIERIAHRNDYSVLLGDTEFDEQREQRYAKLVTSRQADGLITMLPHIPSVFAEGRAPIVNACECVDDPSITSVSVDNFRGACAAMEYLIALGHRRIAYIGGPESSSANKEREAAYVHSIAGAGEVADPDLIVRGDYSVDSGTAALGALFAKQKQFTAVFCANDEMALGAINAIKQRGLQVPKDISVIGFDDIKFARHFDPPLTTVAQPASDIGMEAARLLIEILSGSNPPPQKRVYPAHLIVRASTGPAPAAAPPG
- a CDS encoding sugar phosphate isomerase/epimerase family protein; the encoded protein is MNSKIQVSAWGIRHNLGPISLPVRTATGEIQWIKVTEGEKNVPLTNVPNHLRATFGVTGMEIPDWFLRQADAKERRMFSEALLEEGVTLGNVTLDGSFAGDGNAVYRAQDLVDLKQSVDRVAEVGGKAARVNLLPPGIVDCGSAATFQEVVDAVRDLRDHASSRGVELLIENHCELTDTAEKIAHFRDAVGPGLGLILDTGNISPIQDEILRSFKTKTEPRDIEDTEEAFAFLEQMLPFASRVHVKTYGFHDDGRPAVYDQERAIQLITRSGFSGPIAIECASFDPPKVYPAITRTVQMLEAELA
- a CDS encoding GMC oxidoreductase, whose amino-acid sequence is MTGAITIVSTDEARRFNADVIVVGSGAGSMAVAGELGRNGKKVLIVEAGPLLDSPPGRHRRNVLNAEDFLSEAITKLRPHGNSSEARPGLEGAASIHSVGGMLSYWSYMVPRPDFKWEWDNAISRDEFESYLGRAEDLLWATTSLFGDGSPRQRWIIDVINERFGPDFVRPADLAGRVGANGEIDFAAGDNLLAGGEAGLALLPDTVAVRLHHDGGQLKGLTVRHGPERTECYLEAPIFVVGGGTLGTPQLLHGSGIKLPALGRYLTDHLNLVSRVLLKSGDAPIDGPDDPPVWLRIPVGEGRDFQVGILDIPSTAHAGILQGADHLRTTDIGCFIGTDPVFDNRLSFDDETLDGLGLPSIRAHVELTQSDHDRVTRAFAMQYQLARTIGEPWQGMSPLLRPFGSSLHLMGTYRAGADPETSVTDGDCKVWGFENLYLAGNGLLGSLNHCNPTLTTVAFGLRAADAIVSLAK
- a CDS encoding TonB-dependent receptor codes for the protein MMNSVSVRGIMAAGVCSTLICTAAAHAQTVSQDARQQTSPAGEPSAAPETPSTGDIIVTAERRTSTVQSTPIAMVALSGDLIATQRIDTVSQLPAFVPGLTVASHGFSGGQAVLAIRGIGNANLIGDPTVAFHVDGQYFSLGRALNGTFFDLERVEVLKGPQGTLYGRNSTAGVVNVITAKPENYFDANATLAYGNYNHVGVQGMINVPIVDEKLAARLAVNYVRHDGYQKSKTPGVQDIDDANDLALRGSLRFTPTETLAIQLTVETFNIDKNGSGYQALNNPYVPADQFDPFTNYFNTNGYNKQKSASYRGTVSWDMGRVSLNSLTAYKVDRLDQLTDQDGNNVQVSTAERHFRQTAFQQELRLTNSNPGVVDWQVGAFYYRENTQEKFYVDTDLVPTPGQPPVPPFTLINPAGQIDPAFALRIDPHIVKNETFAIYTHDKVHINDQLTLTLGARYNYDKKSRHRTDTNGTVDKSANFNSFIWKAGIDWRPDRNNLIYASVGTGFKAGGTNEGANVPNFDPEKITAYEVGTKSTFAGGRVRLNTAAFYYDYSDLQVSVIQNNQSLTQNAASAKVWGLEMDGHASLTDRLSFDVSATYVHSKMGQLALACPMTAPPTCPGIPGFFPTGNGTIDVTGNPLAQSPRFTFTLGGKYVVPVWDGNLTTSVNYSHSSTVLTQVYADVPPFTLLRQGPVGQLSGSVRYETGDEKWFAELYMDNITDVRQLGAGFVVPPSAIFGSYAPPRTYGARVGWRFR